A DNA window from Desulfatiglans sp. contains the following coding sequences:
- a CDS encoding carbon starvation protein A produces MNILWLLLGALFFVVLGYRFYSGRIARILGEDKQRVTPACEFNDGIDYCPTRGQVVFAHHFASIAGAGPIIGPTMAIMYGTMPVWLWVVIGGIFFGAVHDYVTLFVSIRERGRSIAEIARKSLGDFGFGLMIVFTIVMILLVTSAFLVASATSLTSLVSLEQMRLASDQAILKTVVRDGVTFGRIGGIASTSVIFITVLAPIIGFMNYRKNISLAITVPLAIFICLLSIVIGLWAPVSLDVNTWMIVLSLYTLVAAGVPVWILLQPRDFTNVFILYGGLILLIAGTIGASIHGVTTTAPAFNIAGGASAPSLGLIWPFLFITVACGAISGFHALVAGGTVSKQVTCEPHARIIGYGGMLLETMLAVGVIIALSVGIPFDDYARIVHPEAGSSNPILAFALAMSGLMYKGLDIPMIYGTVFGILMVEGFVATTLDTAVRINRYLFEELWSILFKNPPLWIRSYLFNSSLSVVLMLILAFTNAFSAIWPIFGTANQLLAALTLITLAAWLAANRKKAGFLLLPAFFMIVTTIFALIFLAERYFSKGNYILLSADIIMILLTIGLIVVAVKTFIKQHKEKIS; encoded by the coding sequence ATGAATATACTCTGGCTTCTTTTAGGTGCATTGTTTTTTGTGGTATTGGGGTACAGGTTTTATTCCGGTCGCATAGCTCGAATACTTGGTGAAGATAAACAGAGGGTTACCCCTGCATGCGAATTTAATGATGGTATTGACTACTGCCCGACCAGGGGGCAGGTTGTATTTGCCCACCATTTTGCATCCATTGCCGGTGCAGGGCCTATTATAGGGCCGACCATGGCGATAATGTATGGCACTATGCCGGTCTGGTTGTGGGTGGTTATAGGCGGCATATTTTTCGGTGCGGTTCATGATTATGTAACCCTTTTTGTATCTATTAGGGAACGCGGCAGATCAATAGCAGAGATCGCCCGTAAATCACTTGGTGACTTTGGGTTCGGCTTGATGATTGTCTTTACCATTGTAATGATACTTCTGGTAACCTCTGCATTTCTGGTGGCATCGGCAACCTCACTTACCTCACTTGTCTCCCTTGAACAGATGAGACTCGCCTCTGATCAGGCAATATTGAAGACTGTTGTAAGGGATGGAGTAACCTTTGGCAGAATCGGCGGGATCGCATCAACATCGGTTATTTTCATAACAGTGCTGGCGCCAATAATAGGGTTTATGAATTACAGAAAGAATATATCCCTTGCGATAACTGTTCCACTTGCCATTTTTATATGTTTATTATCTATTGTGATCGGCCTCTGGGCCCCTGTATCACTTGATGTCAACACATGGATGATCGTGCTGAGCCTCTACACCCTGGTTGCTGCCGGGGTGCCTGTATGGATACTGCTTCAGCCAAGGGATTTTACCAATGTGTTTATACTGTACGGGGGGCTTATCTTGCTTATAGCCGGGACAATAGGGGCAAGCATACACGGGGTTACCACCACTGCCCCTGCATTCAATATTGCAGGTGGAGCCTCTGCTCCCTCTTTAGGGCTTATATGGCCCTTTCTGTTTATAACAGTTGCATGTGGTGCTATATCCGGTTTTCATGCACTTGTTGCAGGTGGGACTGTCTCAAAACAGGTCACATGCGAGCCTCATGCGCGTATTATCGGGTATGGAGGCATGCTCCTTGAGACAATGCTTGCTGTTGGCGTGATTATCGCCCTTTCTGTGGGAATCCCCTTTGATGACTATGCCAGGATTGTTCACCCGGAAGCTGGCAGCTCCAACCCAATCCTGGCTTTTGCTCTTGCGATGAGCGGATTGATGTATAAAGGGCTTGATATACCTATGATCTACGGAACAGTCTTCGGAATACTCATGGTGGAGGGTTTTGTTGCAACCACACTTGATACTGCGGTGCGTATAAACCGCTATCTATTTGAAGAGCTCTGGTCAATACTGTTTAAAAATCCTCCGTTATGGATAAGGTCATATCTTTTTAATTCTTCATTATCTGTTGTCCTGATGCTTATCCTTGCATTTACCAATGCATTCAGCGCCATCTGGCCAATTTTCGGTACTGCCAACCAGCTTCTGGCAGCCCTTACGCTTATAACACTGGCCGCATGGCTTGCTGCAAACAGGAAGAAGGCCGGATTTTTGCTTCTTCCTGCGTTTTTCATGATTGTTACAACCATTTTTGCGCTTATCTTCCTTGCTGAGCGGTATTTTTCTAAAGGAAATTATATCCTGCTATCCGCAGATATCATTATGATACTGCTCACAATCGGCCTGATAGTGGTGGCAGTTAAGACATTTATAAAGCAGCATAAAGAAAAGATATCCTGA
- a CDS encoding FAD-dependent oxidoreductase, whose protein sequence is MAEIIRTIPEPNKTVDVVRECDVVVVGGGPGGIGAAIAAARNGADTVLIERYGHLGGMSTGGLVTIIPCLSDFDGNLQIAGINQEFIDRLSERKAEFHPPMDIWGSDDPKLVNYWNERSFFWVRERRIIYSSLIDAEIGKCILNNMVNETGIKTYLHAWGTMPIMEGNKPVGVVFESKSGRQAIMAKVVIDATGDGDLLPFTGATFDTDIDPRIRIANLSLCYWIDNVNLVKVEDFRREYPDKWGEMMMELMQQGGHPGFMRSNLPNQEKVVWVHPRYANKSQTDVEELTRVEMLGREKMLLTFDYFKKNIPGFEESFIVLSSPQLGTRGARRVHGDYMVTSEDLQRNEPFTDTIAVFPDLDRGKNSLNSPLTFIPYRSLLPKGVDNMLVGCRAFSSDQETNNFFNLIPHCIAIGEAAGTAAAIALKQGVTVRDVDIEALKKQLIKQDVILPGAYPEKYKKPGCDRVTVFEVPFFGEWQVPKKDGSQIKAEH, encoded by the coding sequence TTGGCAGAGATTATCAGAACAATACCTGAACCTAATAAAACGGTTGACGTGGTCCGTGAATGTGATGTTGTGGTTGTCGGCGGCGGCCCTGGCGGAATAGGTGCAGCGATCGCAGCGGCACGCAATGGAGCAGATACTGTTCTTATAGAGAGATACGGTCATCTTGGCGGAATGAGCACGGGAGGGCTTGTTACAATTATCCCATGTTTGTCTGACTTTGACGGCAACCTCCAGATTGCGGGCATTAACCAGGAGTTTATAGACCGTCTGAGTGAAAGGAAGGCGGAGTTTCATCCCCCAATGGACATCTGGGGCTCTGATGACCCAAAACTTGTCAACTACTGGAATGAGAGATCATTCTTCTGGGTGCGTGAAAGACGCATAATCTACTCATCCCTCATTGATGCAGAGATAGGCAAGTGCATCCTTAATAACATGGTTAATGAAACGGGCATCAAGACATATCTCCACGCATGGGGGACAATGCCCATTATGGAGGGGAACAAACCGGTTGGTGTTGTCTTTGAGAGCAAGTCAGGCCGTCAGGCAATAATGGCAAAGGTTGTAATAGATGCAACAGGTGATGGAGATCTCCTGCCATTTACAGGCGCCACATTTGACACAGATATAGACCCGAGGATAAGGATAGCCAATCTTTCACTATGCTACTGGATCGATAATGTAAACCTGGTAAAGGTGGAGGATTTCCGCAGGGAATACCCGGATAAATGGGGCGAGATGATGATGGAGCTTATGCAGCAGGGCGGGCATCCCGGTTTCATGAGAAGCAACCTCCCCAACCAGGAAAAGGTTGTATGGGTGCATCCCAGGTATGCAAACAAGAGCCAGACCGATGTGGAAGAGCTTACAAGGGTTGAGATGCTTGGCCGTGAGAAGATGTTGCTTACCTTTGATTACTTTAAAAAGAATATCCCCGGATTTGAAGAGAGTTTTATTGTGCTCTCATCACCACAGCTTGGAACAAGGGGCGCAAGAAGGGTACATGGCGATTATATGGTTACATCCGAGGATCTCCAGCGCAATGAGCCCTTTACTGATACAATAGCCGTATTCCCGGACCTTGACAGGGGTAAAAATTCGCTCAACTCGCCTCTTACATTTATCCCCTACAGGTCGCTTCTGCCAAAAGGCGTTGATAATATGCTGGTCGGATGCAGGGCATTTTCATCAGATCAGGAAACCAACAACTTCTTTAACCTTATACCCCACTGTATTGCAATCGGTGAGGCAGCCGGCACAGCGGCAGCCATTGCTCTTAAACAGGGTGTTACAGTAAGGGATGTGGATATAGAGGCGCTCAAAAAACAGCTTATTAAACAGGATGTGATCCTGCCAGGCGCATATCCTGAAAAGTATAAAAAGCCAGGTTGTGACAGGGTTACAGTGTTTGAGGTGCCATTCTTTGGTGAGTGGCAGGTCCCTAAAAAGGATGGAAGCCAGATAAAGGCCGAACACTAA
- a CDS encoding phenylpyruvate tautomerase, whose protein sequence is MPYFSIETNKKINNIETEKLTKKASQFLAEMMSKPEQVIMVAIKPGTPLIFGGTDEPAAFVRIKALGLDKGRCQEFSGKVCGFLTKEIGVPGNRVFIEFTDIDGKCFGYNGDTLVR, encoded by the coding sequence ATGCCCTATTTCAGTATTGAGACAAATAAGAAGATCAATAATATAGAGACCGAAAAACTTACAAAAAAGGCGAGCCAGTTTCTGGCAGAGATGATGAGCAAGCCTGAACAGGTGATTATGGTGGCCATCAAACCCGGTACCCCTCTTATCTTTGGTGGTACAGATGAGCCCGCTGCCTTTGTAAGAATAAAGGCCCTGGGGCTTGATAAGGGCAGATGCCAGGAGTTTTCAGGCAAGGTATGCGGATTTCTTACAAAGGAGATTGGTGTGCCGGGGAACAGGGTCTTTATAGAGTTTACAGATATAGATGGCAAGTGCTTTGGGTATAATGGAGACACACTTGTTCGTTGA
- the rpsA gene encoding 30S ribosomal protein S1 encodes MEDDNIEENGTVEDSFGESFEELLKQSEVKAVFFQPGQEIETTIIQIADEWVFIDTGSKSEGVIALSEFKDEEGNITIKTGDRVSAYFLSSHNSERLFTTKLSLESTGKEFLEDAYHNRIPVQGVVEKEVKGGYEIRLAGKTRAFCPFSQLGLGRVEDSSTVTGSELTFRVTQYGEKGRNIVLSHRAIVEEEREKRKLELKDTLKVGMTVTGTVTSIKKFGAFIEAEGIEGLIPVSELSWGRVDDIEGILSIGQKVDVVISSLDWDKDKFSFSLKEKLPDPWDLIINKYPEGSVHKGKVARCEKFGAFITLEPGIDGLLHISELGKEKRINHAREALTAGQEIDVRINGIDKEKRRLSLGLVSNEKDEEKEVFESFSSASSKAGSSFGTLGDLLKAKLNKK; translated from the coding sequence ATGGAAGATGACAATATAGAAGAGAATGGAACGGTTGAAGATAGTTTTGGAGAAAGCTTTGAGGAGCTCTTAAAACAGAGCGAGGTGAAGGCGGTATTTTTTCAGCCGGGTCAGGAGATAGAGACCACCATTATCCAGATCGCTGATGAGTGGGTCTTTATAGATACAGGGAGTAAGTCCGAAGGTGTAATAGCTCTGAGTGAGTTCAAGGATGAAGAGGGCAACATCACAATAAAGACAGGCGACAGGGTAAGTGCCTATTTCCTCTCATCCCATAACAGTGAAAGACTCTTTACCACAAAACTTTCACTTGAATCCACAGGCAAGGAATTTCTTGAGGATGCCTATCATAATCGCATACCGGTTCAGGGTGTTGTTGAAAAAGAGGTAAAGGGTGGGTATGAGATCAGGCTTGCCGGCAAGACCCGCGCATTCTGCCCCTTCTCTCAGCTGGGTCTTGGGCGGGTAGAGGACAGCAGTACAGTCACAGGTTCTGAACTCACATTCAGGGTTACCCAGTATGGGGAAAAGGGCCGAAACATTGTCCTCTCTCACCGCGCAATTGTTGAAGAGGAGAGGGAAAAAAGGAAGCTTGAATTAAAAGATACTCTAAAGGTCGGCATGACAGTAACAGGCACAGTAACATCCATAAAAAAATTCGGGGCATTTATAGAGGCAGAGGGCATAGAGGGGTTGATCCCTGTGTCTGAGCTCTCATGGGGACGTGTGGATGATATAGAGGGCATACTCTCTATAGGGCAAAAGGTTGATGTTGTTATCTCCTCCCTTGACTGGGATAAGGATAAATTCTCATTCAGCCTGAAGGAAAAACTCCCTGATCCCTGGGACTTAATTATCAATAAATATCCTGAAGGTTCTGTGCATAAAGGTAAGGTTGCACGGTGTGAAAAGTTCGGGGCATTTATTACCCTTGAGCCTGGCATAGATGGCCTTCTCCATATCTCTGAACTTGGGAAGGAGAAGAGGATAAACCATGCAAGAGAGGCGCTTACCGCAGGTCAGGAGATAGATGTAAGAATAAACGGCATAGATAAAGAAAAGAGAAGGCTTTCACTTGGCCTGGTATCAAATGAGAAGGATGAGGAAAAAGAGGTGTTCGAGAGCTTCAGCAGTGCAAGCAGCAAGGCTGGCAGCTCATTCGGTACCCTTGGAGACCTTTTAAAGGCAAAGCTTAATAAAAAATAA
- a CDS encoding cyclic nucleotide-binding domain-containing protein: MVQEKGIPETNLSKAVIDLLIEIPMFDQIKSDDLKILARSMNFMDFQPREVIFSEGDKGDFVCFVTRGALDVVKKNEKGKDVVIATLGKGRSIGEMSIIDDFPRSATVRAKSQTTLLILTRKKFEEMLEQHPQIGVKLLKGIAKFMSMNMRKTSSLLADYMLPL; the protein is encoded by the coding sequence ATGGTTCAAGAAAAAGGAATACCCGAGACTAATCTTTCCAAGGCAGTGATAGACCTTCTGATTGAAATCCCCATGTTTGATCAGATCAAGTCTGATGATCTGAAGATCCTGGCCAGGAGCATGAACTTTATGGATTTTCAACCCAGGGAGGTTATTTTTTCTGAGGGTGACAAGGGTGATTTCGTCTGTTTTGTCACAAGGGGCGCCCTTGATGTTGTCAAAAAAAATGAGAAGGGAAAGGATGTTGTAATAGCTACACTGGGCAAGGGTCGCTCCATTGGCGAGATGTCTATTATTGATGACTTTCCAAGGTCAGCCACAGTAAGGGCAAAATCACAGACTACGCTGCTGATACTTACTCGAAAAAAGTTTGAAGAGATGCTTGAACAGCATCCCCAGATCGGGGTGAAACTGCTTAAAGGGATTGCCAAGTTCATGAGCATGAACATGAGAAAGACATCAAGTCTGCTTGCTGATTATATGCTGCCACTGTAG